In Sorghum bicolor cultivar BTx623 chromosome 10, Sorghum_bicolor_NCBIv3, whole genome shotgun sequence, one genomic interval encodes:
- the LOC8065482 gene encoding uncharacterized protein At1g04910: protein MPARRKVRPAGAAARRAALRWWLLSLAAAGATVTAAAALLAVALHVSGLAAPSSASSSGAPYHLSQPREIEELRWEQEFAPPQLASPRKLDGAADDAAGKRLWLPAPARRFVPCVAPSPEYRSPVVSRGYLLVHTNGGLNQMRAGISDMVAVARILNATLIIPELDKKSFWHDKSNFSDVFDEEHFINSLANDVKVEKKLPKELVKAPKSVRYFKSWSGVDYYQDEISPLWDHRQVIRAAKSDSRLANNHLPPDIQKLRCRAFFQALRFAPPIEALGKLLVERMRSFGPYIALHLRYEKDMLAFSGCTYGLSQTESEELAVIRENTTYWKVKDIDPLEQRSHGYCPLTPKEVGMFLSGLGYPSSTPVYIAAGEIYGGESHMVDLQSRFPILMNKEKLASAEELRPFSQYAAQMAALDYIVSVESNVFIPSYSGNMARAVAGHRRFLGHRKTISPDRKALVRLFDKVASGLLKEGERLSQRIIDIHQKRLGSPRKRKGPVSGTKGKDRFRSEEAFYENPFPDCLCQPGSPASDDSLVSI, encoded by the exons ATGCCGGCGCGCCGGAAGGTGAGGCCCGCgggcgcggcggcgcggcgggcggCGCTGCGGTGGTGGCTGctctccctcgccgccgccggcgccaccgtcaccgccgccgccgcgctgctCGCCGTCGCGCTCCACGTCTCCGGCCTCGCCGCGccctcctccgcctcctcctccggcgcGCCCTACCACCTCTCGCAGCCGCGGGAGATCGAGGAGCTGCGGTGGGAGCAGGAGTTCGCACCGCCGCAGCTCGCGTCGCCACGAAAG CTGGACGGCGCGGCCGACGACGCGGCGGGGAAGAGGCTGTGgctgccggcgccggcgcggcgtTTCGTTCCCTGCGTGGCGCCGTCACCGGAGTACAGAA GCCCGGTGGTGTCGAGGGGGTACTTGCTCGTACACACCAATGGCGGACTCAACCAGATGCGCGCTGGG ATCAGTGATATGGTGGCAGTTGCACGCATACTTAATGCTACACTCATTATTCCAGAGCTtgataagaaatcattttggcatGACAAAAG CAACTTTTCAGATGTCTTTGATGAAGAACACTTCATAAATTCTTTAGCAAATGATGTGAAAGTTGAGAAAAAACTGCCAAAGGAGTTGGTGAAAGCTCCAAAATCTGTTAGGTACTTCAAGAGTTGGTCTGGAGTAGATTATTACCAGGATGAGATCTCTCCACTGTGGGACCATCGCCAG GTCATTCGAGCTGCTAAGTCAGATTCCCGCCTTGCAAACAACCACCTTCCTCCTGACATTCAGAAGCTTCGTTGTCGGGCCTTTTTCCAAGCACTGAGATTTGCTCCCCCAATTGAAGCTCTAGGCAAA CTATTGGTGGAGAGGATGAGGTCATTTGGGCCGTATATTGCTTTGCATTTGCGCTATGAGAAGGATATGCTTGCCTTTAGTGGCTGCACATATGGTTTATCACAGACAGAATCAGAAGAACTTGCAGTGATCAG AGAAAACACAACCTACTGGAAGGTGAAAGACATTGACCCATTAGAACAAAGATCCCACGGGTACTGCCCCTTGACACCAAAGGAAGTTGGCATGTTTCTTTCTGGGCTGGGGTATCCATCAAGCACCCCAGTCTACATAGCTGCAGGGGAAATATATGGAGGTGAATCTCATATGGTTGATTTACAATCAAGGTTCCCTATTCTGATGAACAAG GAAAAACTTGCCTCAGCTGAGGAGTTGCGTCCTTTCAGCCAATATGCTGCTCAAATGGCAGCTTTAGATTATATTGTTTCCGTGGAGAGCAATGTCTTTATTCCATCTTATTCGGGGAATATGGCACGGGCTGTTGCAGGTCACAGGCGTTTCCTTGGCCATAGGAAGACAATCAGTCCTGATAG GAAAGCACTAGTTCGCTTGTTTGACAAAGTCGCTAGTGGATTACTGAAGGAAGGGGAGAGACTATCGCAAAGGATAATAGACATCCACCAGAAAAG GCTAGGCTCTCCACGGAAACGGAAAGGTCCGGTCTCAGGAACAAAGGGCAAAGACAGGTTTCGGTCAGAAGAGGCATTTTATGAAAACCCTTTTCCTGACTGCCTGTGTCAACCAGGGTCTCCAGCCAGCGATGATTCTCTTGTCAGCATCTAA
- the LOC8080049 gene encoding 26.2 kDa heat shock protein, mitochondrial: MAFAVASKAAPLAGLLKKLLLAAPSASWAAPAPAAAALCPAPASVVASRRLFSTGGAPFRRDDFDSEEYSTDEEEYSGDEDVVYGRPRARGFSVSMSSSADEPMSLGRRLLALMEDEAAEAPRRECWVSKEDADAVKLKVAMPGLGKEHVKVWADQDELAIEGEGVKDTEYDDEDEAPAWYGHRIEFPADTFKMDQVKAVMKDGVLKVTVPKIKLEDREDVFLVKVE, translated from the exons ATGGCTTTCGCCGTCGCCTCCAAGGCGGCCCCGCTGGCCGGCCTCCTCAAGAAGCTCCTCCTCGCCGCGCCGTCCGCCTCCTGGGCCGCACCCGCGCCCGCCGCCGCAGCGCTCTGCCCAGCTCCAGCGAGCGTCGTCGCTTCCCGCCGCCTCTTCAGCACTGGCGGCGCGCCATTCCGCCGCGACGACTTCGACAGCGAGGAGTACAGCACCGACGAGGAGGAGTACAGCGGCGACGAGGATGTCGTCTACGGTCGCCCTCGTGCGCGCGGCTTCTCCGTCTCCATGTCCTCCTCAGCAG ACGAGCCGATGAGCCTGGGCCGCCGTCTGCTGGCGCTGATGGAGGACGAGGCGGCGGAGGCGCCAAGGCGCGAGTGCTGGGTGTCCAAGGAGGACGCCGACGCGGTGAAGCTGAAGGTGGCGATGCCGGGGCTGGGGAAGGAGCACGTGAAGGTGTGGGCGGACCAGGACGAGCTGGCGATCGAGGGGGAGGGCGTCAAGGACACCGAGtacgacgacgaggacgaggcCCCAGCGTGGTACGGGCACCGCATCGAGTTCCCGGCAGACACTTTCAAGATGGACCAGGTCAAGGCTGTGATGAAGGATGGGGTGCTCAAGGTCACCGTGCCCAAGATCAAGCTCGAGGACCGCGAGGACGTGTTCCTGGTCAAGGTCGAgtag
- the LOC8065483 gene encoding 26.2 kDa heat shock protein, mitochondrial, with product MASASAVASKRVPLAALLKELLASQSGSGKTGASASARRLSISKLFSADSSEDSSDSDEDAVTVTATATRLRERYLSLAKLLIEDMLDEVSKMRVRLLLAPTDDDVGAASRASGVSPRGWWVSKEDGDAVQLKVAVPGLGKEHVKMRAENDVLVIKGEVEGGDGDKGSARYSYRIVLSSHAFKMDQIKAEMNNGMLSLTVPKIKDEERKDVFEIKIE from the exons ATGGCTTCCGCTTCCGCCGTCGCTTCCAAGAGGGTCCCGCTGGCCGCCCTCCTCAAGGAGCTCCTCGCCTCACAGTCCGGCTCCGGCAAGACcggcgcctccgcctccgcccgcCGCCTCTCCATCTCCAAGCTCTTCTCCGCCGACTCCAGCGAGGACTCcagcgacagcgacgaggacgccGTCACcgtcaccgccaccgccacccgcCTCCGTGAGCGCTACCTCTCCCTCGCCAAGCTCCTCATTGAAG ACATGCTCGACGAGGTGTCGAAGATGCGCGTGCGCCTGCTGCTGGCGCCGACGGACGACGACGTGGGCGCGGCGTCCAGGGCCAGCGGCGTCTCCCCGCGCGGGTGGTGGGTCTCCAAGGAGGATGGCGACGCGGTGCAGCTGAAGGTGGCGGTGCCGGGGCTGGGGAAGGAGCACGTGAAGATGCGGGCGGAGAACGACGTCCTGGTGATCAAGGGGGAGGTGgagggcggcgacggcgacaagGGCTCCGCGCGCTACAGCTACCGCATCGTGCTCTCCTCCCATGCCTTCAAGATGGACCAGATCAAGGCGGAGATGAACAACGGCATGCTCAGCCTCACCGTGCCCAAGATCAAGGACGAGGAGCGCAAGGACGTGTTCGAGATCAAGATCGAGTAG